One window of Manihot esculenta cultivar AM560-2 chromosome 17, M.esculenta_v8, whole genome shotgun sequence genomic DNA carries:
- the LOC110626625 gene encoding B-cell receptor-associated protein 31 encodes MIQLLYTLLFSEMAFIMVLLFKSPLRKLVLMGLDRVKRGHGPIMVKTVAGTVFVVLMSSVYSIMKIQKRSIDEGSVNPTDQVLMAKNLLEATLMGSSLFLGLMIDRLHHYIRELRIRRKSMEAVKKQNQVFEDGKVKESKALEKEVTTLQAKLKQVESELEVKTKEAHASEANAVALRKQSEGFLLEYDRLLEENQTLRNQLQFLDLRLSRSGSKKNT; translated from the exons ATGATTCAGCTACTGTATACTCTGTTATTCTCCGAGATGGCATTCATAATGGTGCTTTTGTTCAAGTCCCCATTAAGGAAGTTAGTGTTGATGGGTCTGGATCGGGTCAAGCGAGGTCACGGCCCAATCATGGTAAAGACGGTGGCGGGAACGGTATTTGTGGTGTTGATGTCAAGTGTGTATAGCATCATGAAAATCCAGAAGCGTTCGATCGATGAGGGTTCTGTCAATCCAACGGACCAGGTTCTCATGGCTAAGAATCTTCTTGAGGCCACTCTCATGG GATCCTCTCTTTTCCTTGGACTGATGATAGACAGACTGCATCATTATATCAGAGAACTTCGCATACGGCGGAAGAGCATGGAGGCTGTAAAGAAACAAAATCAAGTTTTTGAGGATGGAAAAGTTAAGGAGAGCAAAGCCCTAGAAAAAGAGGTGACCACACTGCAAGCAAAACTTAAGCAGGTAGAATCAGAACTGGAGGTGAAGACAAAAGAGGCTCATGCTTCAGAAGCAAATGCAGTAGCTCTGAGGAAGCAATCTGAAGGATTTCTTTTGGAGTATGATCGCTTACTTGAGGAGAACCAAACCCTACGCAACCAACTGCAATTTTTGGACTTGAGATTATCACGTTCAGGTAGTAAGAAGAATACTTGA
- the LOC110625685 gene encoding S-type anion channel SLAH4, whose protein sequence is MLVPTANPYRITAEFVVMAEANSNKPPIKIIIDTSLANSVKPSQSSILTRFHAGYFRITLSLGSQALLWKILMTKPINNDDSRDAWLIFRKFSFTAFLLLWWLTLVTQFSLSILYLLKCFFHFNMVKAEFLHYIGVNFFYSPWISWLLLLQSSPLAVSNPIPYLVLCWGFSIPILMLDVKLYGQWFTTERRFLSTSVNPTSQLSVIGNLVVATAAAQGGHREGAVCMLSLGMVHYLVLFVTLYQRFPGNKSFPAVLRPAFFLFFAAPSIASFAWKSMSGAFDTPSKMLFFLSLFLFLSLACRPTLFNKSIRKYNVARWSYSFSLTFLALASSQYAKEVQDHGAFILMLVLSALSVMVLLGLILLTVLNTDCLLQENDPILKLVNNSGLKRCR, encoded by the exons ATGCTT GTGCCCACTGCCAATCCATATAGGATAACAGCAGAATTTGTGGTAATGGCAGAAGCAAATTCTAATAAACCACCAATTAAGATCATAATCGATACTTCACTTGCCAACAGCGTCAAGCCATCGCAATCTTCCATTTTAACTAGGTTCCATGCAGGCTATTTCCGAATAACCCTTTCTCTTGGCAGCCAAGCATTACTTTGGAAGATCCTGATGACTAAGCCTATTAACAATGACGATTCACGTGATGCATGGCTCATATTTCGCAAGTTTTCTTTCACTGCTTTTCTCTTGCTATGGTGGCTGACCCTTGTAACTcaattttctctctctattctaTACCTCCTCAAGTGTTTCTTTCACTTCAACATGGTGAAGGCAGAGTTCTTGCATTATATAGGAGTGAACTTCTTCTACTCTCCTTGGATTTCTTGGCTTCTTTTGCTTCAATCATCACCCTTGGCTGTTTCCAACCCTATTCCCTATCTTGttctttgttggggttttagtaTTCCTATTCTGATGCTTGATGTAAAGCTGTATGGGCAGTGGTTTACCACAGAGAGGAGGTTTCTGTCCACCTCAGTTAATCCAACCAGCCAACTATCGGTGATAGGAAACCTAGTGGTTGCAACAGCAGCAGCACAGGGAGGGCATAGGGAAGGTGCAGTGTGCATGCTCTCACTAGGGATGGTGCATTATTTAGTGCTGTTTGTCACTCTTTATCAGCGTTTTCCAGGCAACAAAAGTTTTCCAGCAGTGTTGAGGCCTGCGTTCTTCCTGTTCTTTGCTGCACCAAGCATTGCGAGTTTTGCTTGGAAATCCATGTCAGGAGCTTTTGATACCCCGTCAAAGATGCTGTTCTTtctctctttgttccttttcttGTCTTTG GCTTGCAGGCCAACTCTTTTCAATAAATCTATTAGAAAATACAATGTTGCGCGGTGGAGTTACTCTTTCTCACTAACGTTCCTAGCTCTAGCCTCTTCTCAATATGCAAAAGAGGTCCAAGACCATGGAGCATTCATACTGATGTTAGTGTTATCTGCACTCTCCGTTATGGTTCTCCTCGGCCTAATACTACTCACTGTACTCAATACAGATTGTCTTCTCCAAGAAAATGATCCCATACTGAAACTTGTTAACAATTCAGGACTTAAACGATGCAGATAG